ACGCGATAAAGTCGCTGAACTTTTCCCTCGGCGGCCAGTCTTAATCACCAGTTGAACAAGCAGCGCGGCTTCTTGACAGACGCCGTCAGGCGCACAAGAATGGAACGCGCTTTATTCATTACGGACGGCAAGCAGCACTCGGCAACGTCCTCAGCCACGGCGAACGTTGCCACCGTCGTTGCGGACACTTTGCACGTCAAACCCCGCTAGCCAAAAAGAGTAAGGACCGACATCATGAAAACATCCTGGATGCTGATTCCCGCCGCCGCTATTGCCGCCATGGCGTTTGCGTCTCCGACCATGGCCGCCGACGAGTGCGAACTGACCATCGAAGGCGATGACCAGATGCAGTTCAACAAGGACGAAATGAGCGTTCCGGCCAGCTGCGACGAAGTCACCGTTACCCTCAAGCACACCGGCGAAATGGACGTCAGCGCCATGGGCCACAACTGGGTGCTGTCGGATTCCGACGTCTATGAAGACGTCGCCAAGGACGGCATGGGCAAAGGGCTGGAAAACGACTACCTGCCCGAGGATGACGAGCGCGTCATCGCCCACACCGAGGTTGTCGGCGGCGGCGAAGAAACCAGCGTGACCTTCTCCACCGAAGGCCTCGAAGATCGCGATCTGACCTTCTTCTGCTCCTTCCCGGGCCACTACGCGTCCATGAACGGCAGCTTCACCGTCACCAAGGAAGACTAAAGCGGCCAAGTACCGGGCCGCGAGCTCGAGCCCCGCTTTACCCAAGCGCCGGCAGGCTAACGCCCGCCGGCGTTTTTGCGTGTGGAGAACGGTGCAGGCACACCAGCCCGCCATGTACTATCCAGCCCGTCATGTGTCATCGCGAGGCTTCACGCCGAAGCGATCTCGGTTTTGTGATCGTGGAGGCAAACCCCGAGATGGCTTCGCAAGCTCGCCATGACGCGGCAGGCTTGCGTAGGAGGCCGGCTCCGCCGGGCAATGCAGGCCCAAGGCCTGCCGGCTTACTGCCCCGGGCTCTGCATCACCTGCGGGTAGCGGGCAGGACTAAAGCGCAGGGTAACGACCAGCATGGTAACGATGCCTATCGCGAGCAGCGCCCAGGCGGCAATAAAGCTGCCGGTCGTTTCGCGCAGGATGCCGCTGATCCACGGCGAGAGCGCGTTGAGCATAAAGCCGAAGCCCTGCATGAAGGCGGCCAGCCGCCCCGCCGCTCGGGCGTCGGTCAAGTGATCCAGCGCCAGTATCAGCCCCAGCGAGAAGCACGCCCCCAGACCAAAGCCGGCAATGGCATTCCACCAAAGCGCCAGCGACTGCGGCATGAAGATAAAGCCCAGATACCCTACCAGCTGGGCGATGAGGCTTGCCGCCAGCAGCCAGCGGCGGTCGGTGGTTTTTTGACGCTGGGCAATGGCCGGCATGGTCAGCGCGGCCAGCACCTGGAAGATCGTCATCCACGCCAGCAGCCGGCCGCCGGCCACCGCGCTCCGGCCCAGCTCCTGATAGTACACCGGCAGCCAGGTCACCACGCTTGAATAGCCTGCGTTGATCACCCCGAAGTACAGCGCCAAAAGCCAGGCGCGCTTCAGCCGCCAGGGGCGCACGCCCTCAATGGCCGTGGCATCCGCCGGCGCTGCCGCCCGGCGGCGAAAGATCAAGAACCAGCCGGCAAGCGTCACCAGCGCCGGCATCCACCAGATGCCCACGCCCAGCTGCCAGCCGCCGAGCTCGGCAATGCGCGGGCTGACCCAGGCCGAGAGCCCGCCGCCGGACATCAGCGAAGCCGAGTAAAGCCCCATCACCAGCGGCATCCGCGCGCCAAAGCGGCGCTTGACCAGCCCCGGCACCAGCGCCTGGATCAGCGCGATGCCGGCGCCGCCCAGCAGCGCGGTGGAAAGCAGCGTAAGCCCGGTGCCGTAGGCCTGACGCAGCGCGCAGGCCACGCCGATGGCACCGAGAGACAGCATGATGCCGCGACTTTCGCCGAGCAGGCGCGCGATCCGGCCGCTGGCCAGCGCCACCGCCCCCATGCACAGAAACGGCAGCGTCGTCAGCCAGGCGAGCACCCCGTAGCCCAGCCCCGTGGCGGTGCGGATGTCTTCCATCAAGGGGCTCGCCGAGGCCAGCAGCGGGCGCAGGTTGAGCCCCAGCGCCATGATCAGCAAAACCCCGCCGACAAACTGCAGCGTTTCGGTATGATCCGCTGTACGGCTGGCCGTACTGCTCGGTGTCGTCATCGTCGCCTCGCGGTGGTTCGGGGACAGCTCACCCTTTTAACACGCTGGCGGGCGAGATGGTATCCAGACGGGTCATTTTAGCCGGCGCTGCCTGCGCCAAGGCGCTACGAGCGCTTCAGGCGGGAGTCAGCAGCGCCAGCACGGCGCTGATATCCAGGTGCTGCTCCAGCGTATCGGCCAAACGTTCCAGCTCACCCATGGGCGCCTGGCCGTCTTCGGCGTTCAGGCGCAGCTCCTGCACGTACGGCAGCGTGCCCAGCACCGGCTTTCCGGTATGGTTTTCCAGCCAGTCCACCCCGGGGTTGAGCAGGTCCATGGCGCCGCGAAAGCGGTTGATTACCAGTCCGCGGGTGCGCGCCCGTTCGGACTCGCCAAGCAGCGCCAGCGTCCCCACCAGATGGGCGAATACGCCGCCGCGATCGATATCGCCCACCAGCAGCACCGGGCAGTCTGCCGCTTCGGCGAAGCCCATGTTGGCGATATCGCCTTCGCGCAGATTGATTTCCGCCGGGCTGCCGGCGCCCTCGGCGATGATGACGTCATGGCGAGAAGACAGCCTGCGCCAAGCAGCCATCACGCTTTCTTGAGCGGTGCGCTTGAAGGCGTGGGCGCTGGAGGCATGATAGCTCAGCGCATCCATG
This DNA window, taken from Halomonas piscis, encodes the following:
- the azu gene encoding azurin translates to MKTSWMLIPAAAIAAMAFASPTMAADECELTIEGDDQMQFNKDEMSVPASCDEVTVTLKHTGEMDVSAMGHNWVLSDSDVYEDVAKDGMGKGLENDYLPEDDERVIAHTEVVGGGEETSVTFSTEGLEDRDLTFFCSFPGHYASMNGSFTVTKED
- a CDS encoding CynX/NimT family MFS transporter — protein: MTTPSSTASRTADHTETLQFVGGVLLIMALGLNLRPLLASASPLMEDIRTATGLGYGVLAWLTTLPFLCMGAVALASGRIARLLGESRGIMLSLGAIGVACALRQAYGTGLTLLSTALLGGAGIALIQALVPGLVKRRFGARMPLVMGLYSASLMSGGGLSAWVSPRIAELGGWQLGVGIWWMPALVTLAGWFLIFRRRAAAPADATAIEGVRPWRLKRAWLLALYFGVINAGYSSVVTWLPVYYQELGRSAVAGGRLLAWMTIFQVLAALTMPAIAQRQKTTDRRWLLAASLIAQLVGYLGFIFMPQSLALWWNAIAGFGLGACFSLGLILALDHLTDARAAGRLAAFMQGFGFMLNALSPWISGILRETTGSFIAAWALLAIGIVTMLVVTLRFSPARYPQVMQSPGQ